The following coding sequences are from one Scomber scombrus chromosome 20, fScoSco1.1, whole genome shotgun sequence window:
- the si:dkey-96n2.3 gene encoding uracil nucleotide/cysteinyl leukotriene receptor: MNISEEEMQGFLGSTSHQENIAFATFYILVFIIAVPGNTMALWAFFRQRTTSPSKVFLQHLSIADISYILILIMRIVYHLSDSRWPFGHVLCQLAGFLFYLNMYCSLYLMSFISLDRFLAVVLPIKSQSVRKAKYAKIVVGILWVAIIVFVSPILFTKNNVTSNSTGICNKLYLENPSPKALISTIVAFIIPLITIFVSYILILLKLRSLKQQEDRPVKDKAIKMIILIVMNFLFAFLPYHVSRVIYIQSHTNGNMTAASLKSLNRANRATSALMCVSGILDPVMYFFLNQAYRGQLLQLFCKNREEYQSAQNIT, encoded by the coding sequence ATGAACATCTCTGAAGAAGAGATGCAAGGCTTCCTCGGCAGTACCTCCCACCAGGAAAACATTGCCTTTGCCACATTTTACATCCTGGTTTTCATCATTGCTGTGCCTGGAAATACCATGGCACTGTGGGCCTTCTTTCGCCAGAGGACCACGTCTCCATCGAAGGTCTTCCTGCAGCACCTCTCCATAGCAGACATCTCTTACATCCTCATTTTAATCATGAGAATAGTTTACCACCTGTCTGACAGCCGCTGGCCCTTCGGACATGTCCTCTGTCAACTTGCAGGCTTCCTCTTTTACCTTAACATGTACTGCAGCCTCTATTTAATGAGTTTCATCAGTCTGGATCGATTCCTGGCTGTGGTTTTACCTATAAAATCACAGTCAGTGAGAAAGGCCAAGTATGCAAAGATAGTTGTTGGCATACTTTGGGTGGCAATTATTGTGTTTGTGAGTCCGATTCTGTTCACTAAAAACAATGTGACCAGCAACTCCACTGGCATCTGCAACAAGCTGTATTTGGAAAACCCATCTCCTAAAGCCTTGATTTCCACTATTGTGGCATTTATTATTCCCCTCATCACTATATTTGTTTCTTACATACTGATACTGTTGAAACTAAGGTCACTCAAGCAACAGGAAGACAGACCAGTGAAAGATAAAGCTATAAAAATGATCATCCTCATTGTGATGAACTTCCTCTTTGCATTTCTACCATACCATGTGAGCCGGGTAATCTACATTCAAAGTCACACAAATGGCAATATGACAGCAGCAAGCCTTAAGTCACTCAATAGAGCCAATCGGGCCACATCTGCACTGATGTGTGTTAGTGGTATACTGGATCCTGTGATGTATTTCTTCCTGAACCAAGCCTACAGGGGCCAATTGCTTCAGCTGTTTTGTAAAAACAGGGAAGAATATCAATCAGCACAAAATATTACATAA
- the nphp3 gene encoding nephrocystin-3 isoform X1 → MGTASSLVSPGEVIEDGYGGEGGEACEIPVEVKPKARLLRSSFRRGPRVIGASFKSTGSVDLEYAAEYERLRKEYEIFRVSKNNEISSMQKKEAKLDEENKRLRAELQALQKTYQKILREKESALEAKYQAMERAATFEHDRDKVKRQFKIFRETKEKEIQDLLRAKRDLESKLQQLQAQGIQVYDPNDSDSDDNQTTVTAAGTQCEYWTGGVLGSEPSMGSMMQLQQTFRGPEFAHSLIDIEGPFANVSRDDWDAAVASLLQVSPHVPQALWSNTVRCYLISTQETKAELDIFIKKHSPVLRRLCEGLGHFYLNVCFPEDTAASYAVERKQEIERSSVCVLLVKSTVSSSVVEDCEEAFVKNPDGHPLVLYLRTEEDHNLTGPTRQLLERVNAADKAAKVKVVDHSGSAEDGAYLIYAQLEKVIKQELLGLEGADVDSKDSGIEEGREEDSGDVLWDLHDEQEQIESYQQACSSTNSQLGFQKYIDRLNDMIAAPPPTPPLLVSGGPGSGKSLLLSKWIELQQKQSPNTLFLYHFVGRPLSTSSEPVLIIKRLTVKLLQHFWSISGLSMEPSKILEEFPRWLERLSARHQGNIIIIIDSIDQIQQAERHMKWLIDPLPVNVRVVVSVNVETCPQAWRLWPTLHLDPLSPREVRSVVNAECQTMDLKLAKDQEKKLERHCRSASTCNALYVTLLARMITSSSSCWSLEKSLEQCLQCQDTMSLYRLALKMTLNSLNNDRERHVMREILCLVCASHNGVSESEVQDLFPELELSVLSSLLYCLNRLCIVTLRCGLFRFHHLQAWEAVRLEFLGGGSSSATYREKLIHYFSQQLSHDRVTWRVADELPWLLQQQEDRTKLQLSLLNLFVSQNLYKRGHFSELLAYWQYVGKDKNSMAAEYFDSLKHYEKSCESEDSMTKLANLYETLGRFLKDLGLPSQAVAPLQRSLEIRETALDPDHPSVARSLHQLAGVYVQWKKYGNAEQLYKQALEISENAYGAEHASVARELESLAMLYQKQNKYEQAEKLRKRSVKIRQKTARQKGHMYGFTLLRRRALQLEELTLGKDSADSAKTLNELGVLYYLQNNLDAAKVFLTRSLEMRQRVLGPDHPDCAQSLNNLAALHTERREYETAEDMYERALDIRKRALSPDHPSLAYTLKHLAMLYKRRGKLEKAVPLYELSLEIREKSFGPKHPSVATALVNLAVIYCQLKKHNDALPLYERALKVYEDSLGRSHPRVGETLKNLAVLSYEEGDFENAAELYKRAMEIKEAEPSLVCGNAPSRHSSSGDTFSLRGPAPLPQAPR, encoded by the exons ATGGGGACAGCATCCTCTTTGGTAAGCCCAGGGGAGGTGATTGAGGATGGGTACGGAGGTGAAGGTGGGGAAGCCTGTGAGATTCCGGTGGAGGTCAAGCCCAAAGCCCGGCTCCTGCGTAGCTCCTTTCGCAGAGGACCCCGGGTGATTGGGGCCAGTTTCAAATCCACAGGCTCTGTAGATCTAGAGTATGCAGCAGAGTATGAAAGACTCCGCAAAGAGTATGAGATCTTCCGTGTCAGCAAGAACAACGAGATCTCatcaatgcaaaagaaggagGCCAAGCTCGATGAGGAGAACAAAAGGCTGAGGGCTGAGCTACAG GCTTTGCAAAAGACCTACCAGAAGatcctgagagagaaagagagtgctCTCGAGGCAAAGTACCAAGCTATGGAGAGAGCTGCCACCTTTGAACATGACAGGGACAAAGTAAAACGACAGTTTAAG ATCTTCCGGGAGACGAAGGAGAAAGAGATTCAGGATCTCCTGCGAGCCAAGAGGGACTTAGAGTCCAAACTTCAACAGTTGCAGGCTCAGGGCATCCAAGTCTACGATCCAAATGACTCTGATTCAGATGACAACCAAACTACTGTGACAG CTGCAGGGACACAGTGTGAGTACTGGACTGGTGGCGTGCTGGGAAGTGAGCCCTCTATGGGTAGCATGATGCAGCTGCAACAGACCTTCCGAGGACCCGAGTTTGCACATAGTTTGATAGATATAGAGGGACCCTTTGCAAATGTGAGCAGAG ATGACTGGGATGCTGCAGTGGCCAGTCTGCTTCAGGTCTCCCCTCATGTGCCTCAGGCCTTGTGGAGTAACACAGTACGCTGCTACCTAATCTCTACCCAGGAGACCAAAGCAGAGCTGGATATCTTTATCAAG AAACACTCTCCTGTGCTGCGGAGGTTGTGCGAGGGTTTAGGCCATTTCTATCTAAATGTCTGCTTCCCAGAGGACACTGCTGCCTCTTATGCTGTGGAGCGCAAGCAAGAGATTGAAaggagctctgtgtgtgtgcttcttgtCAAATCCACTGTCAGTAG CTCTGTGGTGGAGGATTGTGAGGAAGCTTTTGTGAAGAATCCAGATGGCCATCCCCTGGTACTCTACCTCAGGACTGAAGAAGATCACAATTTGACCGGACCTACCAGGCAGCTGCTGGAAAGGGTCAATGCTGCAGACAAGGCTGCTAAAGTCAAG GTGGTAGATCACAGCGGTTCTGCAGAGGATGGAGCTTACCTGATTTATGCTCAACTCGAGAAAGTCATCAAACAG GAGTTGCTGGGTCTTGAAGGAGCAGATGTTGACTCTAAGGACTCTGGGATAGAGGAGGGACGTGAGGAAGACTCAGGAGACGTGCTGTGGGACCTGCATGATGAACAGGAACAGATTGAGTCCTATCAGCAGGCTTGTAGCAGCACCAACTCACAGTTAGGTTTCCAGAAG tatATAGATCGTCTGAATGACATGATAGCTGCTccccctcccacccctcctCTGCTAGTATCTGGTGGTCCAGGCTCAGGAAAATCTCTCCTGCTGTCTAAATG GATtgagctgcagcagaagcaGTCCCCTAACACCTTGTTCCTTTATCATTTTGTTGGTCGCCCTCTTTCTACAAGCTCAGAGCCAGTTCTCATCATCAAACGCCTCACAGTGAAA CTGCTGCAGCACTTCTGGTCCATTTCTGGTTTGTCCATGGAGCCCAGTAAGATCTTGGAGGAGTTTCCCCGCTGGCTTGAAAGGCTATCAGCCCGCCATCAaggaaacattattattatcatcgaCTCCATTGACCAAATACAg CAAGCAGAAAGACACATGAAGTGGCTGATTGACCCTCTCCCTGTCAATGTTAGAGTGGTGGTGTCTGTCAATGTGGAGACATGTCCTCAAGCCTGGAG ATTGTGGCCCACACTCCACTTAGACCCATTGAGTCCCAGAGAAGTCAGGAGTGTTGTTAATGCAGAGTGCCAGACAATGGACCTCAAACTTGCCAAGGATCAG GAGAAAAAGCTGGAAAGGCACTGCCGCTCTGCATCGACCTGTAATGCATTGTATGTCACACTACTGGCAAGGATGATCACCAG CAGTAGCTCGTGTTGGTCACTGGAGAAGAGCCTTGAGCAGTGCCTACAGTGTCAGGACACCATGTCACTCTACCGCCTGGCACTTAAGATGACACTTAACTCCCTCAACAATGACAGGGAGCGACACGTCATGAGAGAG ATACTGTGCCTTGTATGTGCCAGCCATAATGGAGTGAGTGAATCAGAGGTACAAGACCTTTTCCCAGAACTGGAATTGTCTGTTCTGTCTTCACTGCTCTACTGCCTGAACAGACTCTGCATTGTAACCCTCCGCTGTGGGCTATTCAGGTTTCATCACTTGCAG gcTTGGGAAGCTGTGAGGTTGGAGTTTCTGGGTGGAGGAAGCAGCTCTGCTACTTACAGAGAGAAACTGATCCATTACTTCAGCCAGCAACTCAG cCATGATCGTGTGACGTGGCGTGTAGCAGATGAGCTGCCCTGGCTGCTCCAACAGCAGGAGGACCGGACTAAACTGCAACTCAGCCTCTTAAACCTGTTTGTCTCCCAAAATCTCTACAAGAG GGGTCATTTCTCTGAGCTGCTAGCCTATTGGCAGTATGTGGGCAAAGACAAGAACTCCATGGCCGCTGAGTACTTTGACTCCCTGAAACACTACGAGAAGAGCTGTGAGAGTGAAGACAGCATGACCAAGCTAGCTAACTTGTATGAGACTTTAGGACGTTTCCTTAAAGACTTAGGCCTTCCTAGTCAG GCAGTGGCCCCTTTACAAAGATCCCTTGAGATAAGGGAGACAGCTCTGGACCCGGACCATCCCAGTGTAGCTCGCTCTCTGCACCAGCTGGCAGGTGTTTATGTTCAATGGAAGAAGTACGGTAACGCTGAGCAGCTGTACAAGCAGGCCCTGGAGATAAGTGAGAACGCTTATGGTGCTGAGCACGCCAGCGTGGCACGAGAACTGGAGTCACTCGCCATGCTCTACCAGAAACAGAACAA ATATGAACAGGCAGAGAAACTCAGGAAGAGGTCTGTGAAAATACGCCAAAAAACTGCTCGCCAGAAAGGTCATATG TATGGTTTTACCTTGTTGAGACGCAGAGCCCTACAGCTGGAAGAGCTAACCCTGGGGAAAGACTCTGCTGACTCTGCAAAGACACTCAATGAACTGGGTGTCCTGTACTATCTCCAAAACAACCTGGA TGCAGCCAAGGTGTTCCTGACCCGCTCTCTAGAAATGCGTCAGCGTGTCCTTGGTCCAGATCACCCAGACTGTGCTCAGTCCCTCAACAACCTAGCTGCACTGCACACGGAGAGAAGGGAGTATGAAACAGCTGAGGATATGTATGAGAGAGCGCTGGACATCCGCAAGAGGGCCTTGTCCCCAGACCACCCCTCCCTGGcatacacactcaaacaccTGGCCATGCTATACAAACGCAGA GGGAAGCTGGAGAAGGCTGTGCCACTGTATGAACTGTCTCTGGAAATCAGGGAAAAAAGTTTTGGACCCAAACATCCCAGTGTGGCCACAGCACTGGTCAACCTGGCTGTAATCTACTGCCAACTG AAGAAGCACAATGATGCCTTGCCTTTATATGAACGAGCACTGAAAGTGTATGAAGATAGCTTGGGCCGCTCACATCCACGTGTTGGAGAGACTTTAAAAAACCTGGCTGTGCTTAG CTATGAAGAGGGGGACTTTGAGAACGCAGCAGAGCTTTACAAGCGTGCAATGGAGATCAAAGAGGCAGAGCCATCATTGGTGTGTGGGAATGCTCCATCCCGCCACTCCTCCAGTGGGGACACATTCAGTCTGAGGGGACCTGCCCCCCTCCCACAAGCCCCGAGGTGA
- the uba5 gene encoding ubiquitin-like modifier-activating enzyme 5, with protein MATVEELKLRVRELENELIKCKQQQHNCAVEDAHSQVLYRPKIDKMSAEVVDSNPYSRLMALKRMGIVDDYEKIRTFTVAVVGVGGVGSVTAEMLTRCGIGKLLLFDYDKVELANMNRLFFQPHQAGLSKVEAAEHTLRNINPDVSFETHNYNITTMDNFTHFMDRISHGGLEEGKPVDLILSCVDNFEARMAINTACNELGQIWMESGVSENAVSGHIQLIIPGETACFACAPPLVVAANIDEKTLKKDGVCAASLPTTMGVVAGILVQNVLKYLLKFGSVSYYLGYNAMQDFFPTMTMKPNPQCNDRYCRVQQEEYKKKEAEQPKVEVVQEEEEIVHENNEWGIELVSEVTDKELEAASGTVPDLPEGITVAYTIPAEDPVGGEIVEETERSLEDLMAQMKKM; from the exons ATGGCGACAGTGGAGGAACTGAAGCTCCGTGTGAGAGAGTTGGAAAATGAATTGATAAAgtgtaaacagcagcagcacaattGTGCCGTGGAGGATGCTCACAGCCAGGTACTTTACAGACCGAAAATCGACAAAATGAGCGCCGAAGTTGTGGATTCCAACCCATACAG TCGTCTAATGGCATTGAAGAGGATGGGCATCGTGGATGATTATGAG AAAATCCGGACCTTCACAGTAGCTGTGGTCGGTGTTGGGGGAGTGGGCAGTGTGACAGCTGAAATGCTCACTAGATGTGGCATTGGTAAG TTGCTCCTCTTTGACTACGATAAAGTAGAGCTGGCCAATATGAACCGACTGTTCTTCCAGCCACACCAGGCAGGCCTGAGTAAAGTGGAAGCAGCTGAACACACACTCAG AAACATCAATCCAGATGTGTCGTTTGAGACTCACAACTATAACATCACCACAATGgacaatttcacacattttatggACCGCATCAG TCATGGAGGGCTGGAAGAAGGGAAGCCGGTGGATTTGATCCTAAGCTGTGTGGACAACTTTGAGGCCAGAATGGCCATCAATACA GCTTGTAATGAACTTGGTCAAATCTGGATGGAGTCTGGTGTGAGTGAGAACGCTGTATCTGGACACATCCAGCTCATCATCCCTGGAGAGACGGCCTGCTTTGCT TGTGCTCCTCCTCTGGTGGTGGCAGCTAACATCGATGAGAAGACCCTAAAGAAGGATGGTGTCTGTGCTGCCAGCTTACCAACAACAATGGGTGTGGTTGCAGGCATCCTGGTGCAAAATGTCCTCAA GTACTTGCTAAAGTTTGGGTCTGTCAGTTATTATCTTGGCTACAACGCCATGCAGGACTTCTTCCCCACCATGACTATGAAACCCAACCCCCAGTGTAATGACCGCTACTGCAGGGTACAACAAGAGGAGTacaag AAGAAAGAAGCAGAGCAGCCCAAGGTGGAAGTTGtacaagaagaggaagagatcGTACATGAGAACAATGAGTGGG GTATTGAACTAGTATCTGAGGTCACTGACAAAGAGTTAGAGGCTGCATCAGGCACTGTGCCTGACCTCCCAGAAGGCATCACTGTGGCTTACACCATTCCAGCTGAG GATCCAGTTGGCGGGGAGATAGTGGAAGAGACTGAAAGGAGCTTAGAGGACTTGATGGCTCAGATGAAAAAGATGTAG